Proteins from one Malania oleifera isolate guangnan ecotype guangnan chromosome 4, ASM2987363v1, whole genome shotgun sequence genomic window:
- the LOC131153762 gene encoding uncharacterized protein LOC131153762: MALAIYGLIIFPKELNMIDQATVSFVAQVRNGINPIQGILAETFRSLNNCRIRRQERLKCCVQLLYVWTVGHLSSNKGGFRSIFSVIRIPLAKFEDTQFKEQLDKSKWNKKMRGLIDSGVTWLAPWMVRSNMIYRCGNPPWVPLLGPWGGIAYAPLMVRRQLGASQFVPMTHGLADSDFAYETGDTQNQIRKFRVAWKHVNLIDPSDGIATVQGSYEAWRENRVNPQLKRIPEIIIEHIKSPSACMQLKPQRDPCPVEKGDARAEIKNQQKEALTSVYRKEIKRQRIRYIQSEEEVVALRKERRRLQAALERKSQMLEDAYTKSKKKSLYIQELERQGDEQRSNYNQVLEKMEPCIMKAGYWEAKFRALHKKMTQQNAEIVQS; encoded by the coding sequence ATGGCATTAGCTATTTACGGTTTgatcatttttccaaaagaactaAACATGATCGATCAAGCTACTGTTTCGTTTGTAGCACAAGTACGAAACGGGATTAACCCCATTCAAGGCATCCTGGCAGAAACCTTCAGATCACTCAACAACTGCAGAATCAGGAGGCAAGAACGTTTAAAATGTTGTGTGCAACTGTTATATGTCTGGACGGTAGGTCACTTATCATCCAACAAAGGGGGCTTCCGTAGTATTTTCTCAGTGATCCGAATCCCTTTGGCTAAATTTGAGGAtacccaatttaaggagcagttAGATAAATCTAAATGGAACAAAAAAATGCGTGGTTTGATCGACTCAGGGGTAACTTGGCTGGCGCCATGGATGGTCCGCTCTAACATGATATATCGGTGTGGAAATCCTCCATGGGTCCCATTACTAGGCCCATGGGGAGGGATAGCATATGCCCCTTTGATGGTCAGAAGGCAATTGGGGGCATCTCAGTTTGTGCCTATGACTCACGGATTGGCTGACTCAGATTTCGCATATGAAACAGGAGACACTCAAAACCAGATTAGAAAATTCAGGGTGGCGTGGAAACATGTGAACCTAATAGACCCGAGTGATGGAATTGCCACAGTCCAAGGAAGTTATGAAGCATGGCGAGAAAATCGGGTAAACCCCCAACTCAAAAGAATCCCAGAAATCATTATTGAGCATATTAAATCACCAAGCGCATGCATGCAATTGAAGCCACAAAGGGATCCATGCCCAGTAGAAAAGGGAGATGCAAGAGCAGAAATAAAGAATCAGCAAAAGGAGGCACTAACCTCTGTCTATCGCAAGGAAATCAAGCGACAGAGGATCCGGTATATacaatcagaagaagaggtcgTGGCTCTAAGAAAGGAAAGACGAAGGCTTCAAGCGGCACTTGAACGGAAATCTCAAATGTTAGAAGATGCCTATACCAAAAGTAAAAAGAAATCACTCTACATTCAAGAGTTGGAGAGGCAAGGGGATGAGCAGAGAAGCAACTATAATCAAGTACTGGAAAAGATGGAGCCGTGCATAATGAAAGCGGGCTACTGGGAGGCCAAGTTTCGGGCTTTGCATAAAAAGATGACACAGCAAAATGCAGAGATTGTGCAATCATGA